Proteins from a genomic interval of Neovison vison isolate M4711 chromosome 4, ASM_NN_V1, whole genome shotgun sequence:
- the RIPK2 gene encoding receptor-interacting serine/threonine-protein kinase 2, with protein sequence MNREGICSALPTIPCHKLADLRYLSRGASGTVSSARHADWRVQVAVKQLHIHTPLLDSERNDVLREAEILHKARFSYILPILGICNEPEFLGIVTEYMPNGSLNELLHRKTEYPDVAWPLRFRILHEIALGVNYLHNMNPPLLHHDLKTQNILLDNEFHVKIADFGLSKWRMMSLSQSRTSKSSPEGGTIIYMPPENYEPGQKSRASVKHDIYSFAVIMWEVLSRKQPFEEVTNPLQIMYSVSQGHRPNTNEENLPLDIPHRTLMISLIESGWAQNPDERPSFLKCLIELEPVLRTFEEITFLEAVIQLKKTKLQSTLSTIHLCDKKKMDSSLNTPITHGPQEESCGSSQLHESSDSTIASKSLTAPKENDFLSRKTQDFSTLCHCPVNHSCNSNISAVQKRTFCDHKTTPGSLAVITPLSAEGNSERLQPGIAQQWIQSKREDIVSQMTEACLNQSLDALLSRDLIMKEDYELISTKPTRTSKVRQLLDTTDIQGEEFAKVIVQKLKDNKQMGLQPYPEILVVSRSQSLHLFQNKSS encoded by the exons ATGAACCGGGAGGGTATCTGCAGCGCCCTGCCTACCATTCCCTGCCACAAGCTCGCCGACCTGCGCTACCTGAGCCGCGGCGCGTCAGGCACCGTGTCGTCCGCCCGCCACGCAGACTGGCGCGTTCAGGTGGCCGTGAAGCAGCTGCACATCCACACCCCGCTGCTCGACAG tgaAAGAAATGATGTTTTAAGAGAAGCTGAAATTTTACACAAAGCTAGATTTAGTTACATTCTTCCAATTTTGGGAATTTGCAATGAGCCTGAATTTTTGGGAATAGTTACGGAATATATGCCAAATGGATCATTAAATGAACTCCTCCATAGG aaaacagaatatcCTGATGTTGCTTGGCCACTGAGATTTCGCATCCTGCATGAAATTGCACTGGGTGTAAACTACTTGCACAATATGAATCCTCCTCTACTTCATCATGACTTAAAgactcaaaatatcttattggaTAATGAATTTCATGTTAAG ATTGCAGATTTTGGTTTATCAAAATGGCGTATGATGTCCCTCTCACAATCACGGACTAGTAAATCTTCACCAGAAGGAGGGACAATTATCTATATGCCACCTGAGAACTATGAACCTGgacaaaaatcaagagccagcgTCAAGCATGATATCTATAG CTTTGCAGTGATCATGTGGGAAGTCTTATCCAGAAAACAGCCTTTTGAAG AAGTCACCAATCCTTTGCAGATCATGTATAGTGTATCACAAGGACATCGACCTAACACTAATGAAGAAAATTTGCCACTTGATATACCTCATCGAACACTTATGATCTCTCTAATAGAAAGTGGATGGGCACAAAATCCAGATGAAAGACCATCTTTCTTAA aatgTTTAATAGAACTTGAACCAGTTCTGAGGACATTTGAAGAGATAACTTTTCTTGAAGCTGTTATTcaactaaagaaaacaaag TTACAGAGTACTTTGAGCACTATTCACTTATGTGACAAGAAGAAAATGGACTCATCTCTGAACACACCTATAACTCATGGACCACAGGAg GAATCATGTGGATCCTCTCAGCTCCATGAAAGTAGTGATTCTACTATAGCCTCAAAGTCCCTGACAGCtcctaaagaaaatgattttttatctA GAAAAACTCAAGACTTTTCTACACTGTGTCACTGTCCAGTAAATCACAGTTGCAATAGTAACATTTCTGCGGTTCAGAAGAGGACATTTTGTGATCACAAGACCACCCCAGGCTCTTTAGCAGTGATAACTCCACTCTCAGCTGAGGGAAATTCAG AGCGATTACAGCCTGGCATAGCCCAACAATGGATCCAGAGTAAAAGGGAAGACATTGTGAGCCAAATGACAGAAGCCTGCCTTAACCAGTCACTAGACGCTCTTCTATCCAGGGACTTGATCATGAAGGAGGACTATGAACTCATTAGTACCAAACCTACAAGGACTTCAAAAGTCAGACAGTTACTGGACACCACTGACATCCAAGGAGAAGAATTTGCCAAAGTTATAGTACAAAAGTTGAAAGATAACAAGCAAATGGGTCTTCAACCTTACCCGGAAATACTTGTGGTTTCTCGATCACaatctttacatttatttcaaaataaaagctcataa